A section of the Pontibacter deserti genome encodes:
- the glmM gene encoding phosphoglucosamine mutase, which produces MALIKSISGIRGTIGGQAGDALTPVDVVKFAAAYGTWVLQTTNNNNTIVVGRDARISGDMINKLVCATLQGLGINVVDVGLSTTPTVEMVVPELKAGGGIILTASHNPKQWNALKLLNYKGEFISDAEGKLVLELAEKEAFEFAQVTELGTYTKQEDAIKNHIKAILELPLVDVEAIKAKKFSVAIDCVNSTGGIAVPMLLEALGVKKVEKLFCEPDGHFPHNPEPLPENLREISKVIEKGKFDLGIVVDPDVDRLALINEDGSMFGEEYTLVAVADYILKNKVGNTVSNLSSTRALRDVTEKAGGSYFAAAVGEVNVVNMMKEQNAVIGGEGNGGIIYPELHYGRDALVGIALFLTHLAKSGMSMTRLRASYPNYYISKNKIELTPDVNVDAVLTQMQERYAKQPINTIDGVKIEFDKEWVHLRKSNTEPIIRIYAESDSNATAEHLANKIIADIKEIISVKA; this is translated from the coding sequence GTGGCTTTAATAAAATCAATTTCAGGAATTAGAGGAACGATAGGCGGGCAGGCAGGTGATGCACTTACCCCTGTAGATGTGGTTAAATTTGCTGCAGCCTACGGTACCTGGGTACTCCAGACTACTAATAATAATAACACAATAGTAGTTGGGCGTGATGCACGTATCTCTGGCGATATGATCAACAAGCTGGTTTGTGCTACCCTGCAGGGGCTGGGCATAAACGTTGTGGATGTTGGCCTTTCTACAACTCCGACTGTAGAGATGGTGGTACCCGAACTTAAAGCAGGTGGCGGCATTATACTTACAGCCAGCCATAATCCTAAGCAGTGGAACGCCCTGAAGCTCCTGAACTATAAAGGTGAATTTATTTCGGACGCAGAAGGAAAGCTGGTACTGGAACTAGCCGAAAAAGAAGCTTTTGAGTTTGCACAGGTAACAGAACTTGGCACTTATACAAAGCAGGAGGATGCGATAAAAAACCACATAAAAGCTATACTTGAGCTGCCTTTAGTAGATGTAGAAGCTATTAAAGCAAAGAAATTTAGTGTAGCCATTGACTGTGTAAACTCGACAGGTGGTATTGCTGTACCAATGCTGCTGGAAGCGCTGGGCGTAAAGAAAGTAGAAAAGCTTTTCTGTGAGCCGGATGGTCATTTTCCGCATAACCCGGAACCACTGCCAGAGAACCTGCGCGAGATTTCTAAAGTGATAGAAAAAGGTAAGTTTGACTTAGGTATAGTTGTAGACCCGGATGTGGACCGCCTGGCGCTGATAAACGAGGACGGCAGCATGTTTGGGGAGGAATATACCTTGGTAGCCGTTGCTGACTATATCCTGAAGAATAAAGTAGGTAACACGGTTTCTAATCTATCATCAACAAGAGCACTACGTGATGTAACAGAGAAAGCAGGTGGCAGTTATTTTGCTGCCGCTGTTGGCGAAGTGAACGTGGTAAACATGATGAAGGAGCAGAACGCAGTAATCGGTGGCGAAGGTAACGGTGGTATCATCTACCCTGAGCTACATTATGGCCGCGATGCTTTAGTAGGTATAGCTTTGTTCCTGACGCACCTGGCAAAATCAGGGATGAGCATGACTCGCCTACGTGCCAGTTATCCTAACTACTACATTTCTAAAAACAAGATAGAGCTTACGCCGGATGTTAATGTAGATGCAGTTCTGACGCAGATGCAGGAGCGTTATGCCAAGCAGCCAATCAATACGATAGATGGTGTTAAGATTGAGTTTGATAAAGAGTGGGTGCACCTGCGCAAGTCAAACACGGAGCCTATTATCCGTATTTATGCAGAGTCGGATAGCAATGCTACAGCTGAGCACCTGGCTAATAAGATCATCGCAGATATCAAAGAAATTATTTCTGTAAAAGCATAA
- a CDS encoding cysteine desulfurase family protein → MRVYLDNAATTPLDKEVFDAMAPFMLEHYGNPSSIHSHGREVRAAIEKARKTVAGLLNTSPAEIFFTSGGTEADNAALICTCRTLGIKHAISTKLEHHAVLHTMEMLEKQDGVQVSYLRHDERGNLDLEHLEELLANQPQTLVSVMHANNEIGNLNDIQTIGEICKKYNALFHSDTVQTMGHYKHDLQTLGANFIVGSAHKFHGPKGVGFLYSDANFKIQPLIQGGAQERNMRGGTENVYGIIGLAKALEIAYRDMDDHMRHIQSLKDRMIYKLREQLEDVSFNGMSEFGDKSLYTVLNVSLPASDINEMLLFSLDINKISASGGSACSSGANAGSHVLRALNLDPARGSVRFSFSKYNTPEEIDFVAETLAKLYTKVTA, encoded by the coding sequence ATGCGTGTATATTTAGACAATGCTGCCACAACTCCTTTAGACAAGGAAGTTTTTGATGCAATGGCTCCTTTTATGCTGGAACACTACGGAAATCCGTCCTCTATTCATTCGCATGGGCGCGAGGTAAGGGCAGCTATTGAGAAGGCACGTAAAACAGTAGCGGGATTACTAAATACGTCACCTGCCGAGATCTTCTTTACTTCTGGCGGAACCGAAGCAGATAATGCAGCTCTGATTTGCACTTGTCGTACCTTGGGTATAAAGCATGCTATCAGCACTAAACTGGAGCACCATGCTGTGTTACATACCATGGAAATGCTGGAGAAGCAGGATGGTGTACAGGTGAGCTACCTCCGCCACGATGAGCGCGGCAACCTGGACCTGGAGCACCTGGAAGAACTGCTGGCAAATCAGCCACAGACACTGGTATCTGTAATGCATGCCAACAACGAGATTGGTAACCTCAACGATATTCAGACTATAGGTGAGATTTGCAAAAAGTATAACGCCCTCTTCCACTCTGATACAGTGCAGACAATGGGCCATTACAAGCACGACCTGCAAACCCTTGGCGCTAATTTTATAGTTGGTTCAGCTCACAAGTTTCATGGTCCTAAAGGTGTGGGTTTCCTGTACAGCGATGCAAACTTCAAAATACAGCCTTTAATACAAGGTGGTGCGCAGGAGCGCAATATGCGTGGTGGTACCGAGAACGTGTATGGCATTATTGGCTTGGCAAAAGCACTGGAAATTGCTTACCGTGACATGGATGACCATATGCGTCATATTCAGAGTTTGAAAGACAGGATGATCTATAAACTGCGTGAGCAACTGGAGGATGTAAGCTTCAATGGCATGTCAGAATTTGGTGATAAGAGTTTGTATACTGTACTTAATGTAAGCCTGCCTGCTTCTGATATAAACGAGATGCTGCTGTTCAGCCTGGACATAAATAAAATATCTGCATCTGGTGGCAGCGCCTGCAGCAGTGGTGCTAATGCCGGCTCGCATGTATTGCGTGCTTTAAATCTAGACCCTGCTCGTGGATCAGTTCGCTTCTCTTTCAGTAAGTATAATACTCCTGAAGAAATTGATTTTGTAGCAGAGACCTTAGCTAAACTGTATACTAAAGTAACGGCTTAG
- a CDS encoding ExbD/TolR family protein encodes MAEVQQQADSGKGGKKRSKKMSTSLDMTPMVDLAFLLLTFFMLTTTFSKPQTMEINMPVKDVPKEEQIALKASNAMTIILGDDDKVFYYFGLGAPEENPEVIETDYSASGIRKVLISQRVKSNPKMTVMIKPMETSRYKNMVDILDELKITDTKKFALVDITDTDKQLVQTKIGQ; translated from the coding sequence ATGGCAGAAGTACAACAGCAAGCCGACTCCGGTAAGGGTGGTAAGAAACGTTCCAAAAAGATGTCTACATCATTGGATATGACGCCAATGGTGGACCTTGCCTTCCTTCTCTTAACATTCTTTATGCTTACGACTACGTTCAGTAAGCCGCAGACCATGGAAATTAACATGCCTGTGAAAGATGTTCCGAAAGAAGAACAGATTGCTCTGAAGGCAAGTAATGCGATGACAATTATCTTAGGTGATGACGATAAAGTATTTTATTACTTTGGTCTGGGTGCTCCTGAAGAGAACCCTGAAGTGATAGAAACTGATTATTCTGCATCAGGTATTCGTAAGGTTCTTATCTCTCAAAGAGTAAAGAGCAACCCGAAGATGACCGTGATGATCAAACCTATGGAGACGTCGCGCTACAAGAACATGGTAGACATCCTGGATGAACTGAAAATTACCGATACCAAGAAATTTGCCCTTGTAGATATTACTGACACGGATAAGCAATTGGTACAAACTAAAATTGGACAATAA
- a CDS encoding tetratricopeptide repeat protein encodes MTNNWKYILLMATAFPTAAAFAQTGDAGKQAVEQERYEDAKSIYKKQLNQKKADNAYYALGDIYLKTDKPDSAAYYFKQGISKNDKSAINHAGLGKVEMSKGNKAEAEKHFSQALKYSKSKDANVLTAVAEAYVTAENKTEADLNKAVGYLQTAVQRDKNNTAAYMLLGDAQLELKKGGEAMTSYDNAIRIDDKNPNAYLRRGQLYTRSRNYTEAEQAFQKAIEINPNFAPAYRDLGELYYFAGQYDKALSTFKKYVDMAEKTPETRAKYASFLFLTKNYDETLKEVQEVLKTDPNNTVMNRLQAYSYLELGQPDKALQAMESYLQKVDKSKLIAEDYEYYGRILSKNNQHAKATENLSKAVEMAPDKVELYQELASAYAKSGQYDKAIDVYNKKREKLSPSNADFYYMGNIYMQAGEDARAAKNEQKALEFFKKADETYANVTTTNPTYAYGHYWRGLANANLDPESTKGLAKPHFEEFLKLASGEPDKYKAALVDANNYLAYYYFGVKTDRNIAKKYYQEVLKLDPNNEQAKTAMAEINNPAQRKKK; translated from the coding sequence ATGACGAACAACTGGAAGTACATCCTTCTGATGGCCACTGCCTTCCCAACTGCTGCAGCATTTGCACAGACTGGTGACGCAGGTAAACAAGCTGTAGAACAGGAGCGTTATGAGGATGCAAAGTCTATCTATAAAAAACAGCTTAACCAAAAGAAAGCAGATAATGCTTATTACGCATTAGGTGATATTTACCTTAAAACAGATAAGCCTGATTCAGCTGCTTATTATTTTAAGCAAGGTATCTCTAAAAATGACAAGTCTGCGATAAATCATGCTGGTTTAGGTAAGGTTGAAATGTCGAAAGGCAACAAAGCTGAAGCTGAGAAGCATTTTTCGCAGGCTCTGAAGTATAGCAAGTCTAAAGATGCCAATGTACTTACTGCTGTTGCTGAAGCTTATGTTACTGCTGAAAACAAAACAGAAGCTGATTTAAATAAAGCGGTAGGTTACCTGCAGACAGCTGTACAGCGCGATAAAAACAACACGGCAGCTTATATGCTGCTAGGTGATGCGCAGCTTGAGCTGAAAAAAGGTGGTGAAGCCATGACGAGCTATGACAATGCAATCCGCATTGATGATAAGAACCCAAATGCTTACCTGAGAAGAGGCCAGTTGTATACAAGATCAAGAAACTATACAGAAGCTGAGCAGGCGTTCCAGAAGGCAATTGAGATCAATCCTAACTTCGCACCGGCTTACAGAGACCTTGGTGAGTTGTATTACTTTGCAGGTCAGTATGACAAAGCTCTTTCTACATTCAAGAAGTATGTAGATATGGCTGAGAAAACTCCTGAGACCAGAGCAAAGTATGCTTCATTCCTGTTCTTAACAAAGAACTATGATGAAACACTGAAGGAAGTACAGGAAGTTCTGAAAACTGATCCAAACAATACTGTAATGAACCGTTTGCAGGCTTACTCTTATTTAGAGCTAGGTCAGCCGGACAAAGCGCTTCAGGCAATGGAGTCTTACCTGCAGAAAGTAGATAAGAGCAAGCTGATTGCAGAAGACTATGAGTATTATGGCCGTATCCTGAGCAAGAACAACCAGCATGCCAAGGCAACAGAAAACTTAAGTAAAGCAGTTGAGATGGCTCCGGATAAAGTTGAGCTATATCAGGAACTTGCGTCTGCTTATGCTAAGTCTGGCCAGTATGATAAAGCCATAGATGTTTACAACAAGAAGCGCGAAAAATTATCGCCTTCTAATGCTGACTTCTACTACATGGGTAACATTTATATGCAGGCCGGCGAAGATGCCAGAGCTGCTAAAAATGAGCAGAAAGCTTTAGAGTTCTTCAAGAAAGCTGACGAAACATATGCGAACGTTACAACAACTAACCCAACTTACGCTTATGGTCACTACTGGAGAGGTTTGGCAAATGCCAACTTAGATCCTGAAAGCACTAAAGGTTTGGCTAAACCACACTTCGAAGAGTTTCTGAAACTTGCCAGCGGTGAGCCTGATAAGTATAAAGCTGCTCTGGTAGATGCTAACAACTACCTAGCTTACTACTACTTTGGAGTTAAGACAGATAGAAACATTGCGAAGAAGTACTACCAAGAAGTGCTGAAGCTTGATCCGAATAATGAGCAAGCTAAAACAGCAATGGCTGAGATCAACAACCCGGCACAAAGAAAAAAGAAATAA
- a CDS encoding energy transducer TonB, translating to MKESYLFDMTFNNIIFKGRNQAYGAYKLRRVYHRHIIIAAILAIAIFSGGLIGPLVNNIFFTPPERYVKPVIDIIEPITIVLPPLPVDPEPVKETAPTAAPEKVKVKTEVYVANKIVPDDAPVKETIIANQEDLQNANIGVEKVDGVKPSDLPVTMPSDDLIGIDGGTGTEENTDNSIKDFAEIMPEYEGGFDALAKYMGRKMIYPGAARSAGIEGTVVVSFVVSRNGAIEDVKVLKGLGFGTDEEAMRVVRSMPRWKPGKQNGTPVAVRYTLPIKFALKN from the coding sequence ATGAAAGAGAGCTATTTATTCGACATGACCTTTAACAACATTATTTTTAAAGGTCGGAACCAGGCGTACGGAGCCTATAAGCTGCGACGCGTTTACCACAGGCACATTATAATAGCAGCTATACTTGCGATAGCGATCTTTTCTGGAGGGCTTATAGGTCCGTTAGTAAATAATATATTCTTTACACCTCCCGAAAGGTATGTGAAGCCGGTAATTGATATTATTGAACCTATAACTATAGTTTTGCCCCCACTCCCTGTAGATCCGGAGCCTGTAAAAGAAACTGCGCCAACTGCTGCACCAGAAAAAGTGAAGGTTAAGACAGAAGTATATGTGGCAAATAAAATAGTACCTGATGATGCCCCGGTAAAAGAAACCATAATTGCTAATCAGGAAGATCTACAAAATGCTAACATCGGAGTAGAAAAAGTAGATGGTGTAAAGCCATCAGATTTACCTGTTACTATGCCATCTGATGATTTGATTGGCATAGACGGCGGCACCGGCACAGAAGAAAATACAGATAACAGTATAAAAGACTTTGCGGAGATAATGCCTGAATATGAGGGTGGATTTGACGCATTAGCTAAATACATGGGAAGAAAGATGATTTACCCCGGTGCTGCCAGATCTGCAGGAATAGAAGGCACAGTAGTTGTTTCTTTTGTAGTGAGCCGAAACGGAGCCATAGAAGATGTAAAAGTTTTGAAAGGGTTAGGTTTTGGCACAGATGAAGAAGCAATGCGTGTAGTAAGAAGTATGCCGCGCTGGAAACCGGGAAAACAAAACGGAACACCTGTAGCTGTCAGGTATACATTGCCAATTAAGTTTGCCTTAAAAAACTAA
- the mazG gene encoding nucleoside triphosphate pyrophosphohydrolase, translating to MDKTFFDDTARGKQLQAFNRLLDVMDDLREKCPWDRKQTLESLRHLTIEETYELSDAILKQDMPEIKKEIGDLMLHMVFYAKIASEQKAFDIADVLNALCEKLIFRHPHIYGDVTADTEEQVKKNWEQLKLKEGNKSVLGGVPSSLPALVKAMRIQEKARGAGFDWDDKSQVWEKVQEELNEFEEEFNVADITTLNKERATAEFGDLLFSLINFARFVDINPEEALERTNLKFIDRFQYLETEAAKDGKKLQDMSLEEMDFYWNRAKKK from the coding sequence ATGGATAAAACTTTTTTTGACGATACTGCGCGTGGTAAGCAACTACAGGCCTTTAACAGATTATTGGATGTAATGGACGACCTGCGCGAAAAGTGCCCTTGGGACCGTAAACAAACACTGGAGAGTCTACGCCATTTAACTATAGAAGAAACTTACGAATTATCGGATGCCATACTTAAGCAGGATATGCCTGAGATCAAAAAAGAGATCGGGGACCTGATGTTGCACATGGTGTTTTACGCAAAAATAGCCTCTGAGCAAAAAGCTTTTGATATTGCCGATGTACTAAACGCTCTTTGCGAAAAACTTATATTCCGCCATCCGCACATTTACGGTGATGTAACAGCAGATACAGAAGAACAGGTAAAGAAAAACTGGGAGCAGCTTAAACTGAAAGAAGGTAATAAGTCTGTTTTAGGTGGTGTGCCATCATCGTTGCCGGCTTTGGTTAAGGCTATGCGCATCCAGGAAAAGGCTCGTGGCGCAGGGTTTGATTGGGACGATAAATCCCAGGTATGGGAAAAGGTGCAGGAAGAGCTAAATGAGTTTGAAGAAGAGTTTAACGTGGCCGACATTACCACTTTAAATAAAGAGCGTGCCACAGCTGAGTTCGGAGATCTGCTTTTTTCTTTAATAAATTTTGCCCGTTTTGTTGATATTAACCCGGAAGAGGCGCTAGAGCGAACTAACCTTAAATTTATAGACAGGTTTCAGTATCTGGAGACTGAGGCAGCCAAGGATGGGAAGAAATTACAGGACATGAGTTTGGAAGAAATGGATTTTTACTGGAATAGAGCAAAAAAGAAGTAG
- the era gene encoding GTPase Era, with protein MAETPHKAGFVSIVGKPNVGKSTLMNALVGEKLSIITSKAQTTRHRIMGILNGDDFQIVYSDTPGIIKPQYALHESMMSFVRTSLEDADVILFVTDIYEQHDEDDVIKRLQHAQVPILLLINKIDQATEEEVQQKVAYWQEKMNPTEIHPISALHNFGLDQLFQRLLHYLPEHPAFYPKDELTDKPERFFVSEIIREKIFLNYKKEIPYSCEVVVEEFKEEEDIIRIRAEISVERKSQKGIVIGNKGEALKKVGMQARIDMEQFFQKKIFLDLYVRVNENWRTDQKLLRRFGYSE; from the coding sequence ATGGCAGAGACTCCGCATAAAGCTGGTTTTGTAAGTATAGTTGGGAAGCCAAACGTAGGTAAATCTACGTTGATGAATGCATTAGTGGGCGAGAAGCTTTCTATTATTACATCCAAGGCGCAAACTACGCGGCACCGCATCATGGGTATCCTGAATGGCGATGATTTCCAAATTGTTTATTCTGATACGCCTGGTATTATAAAACCACAGTATGCCTTGCACGAGTCGATGATGAGCTTTGTACGTACCTCCCTGGAAGATGCCGATGTTATACTTTTCGTGACGGACATTTATGAGCAGCACGACGAGGATGATGTGATTAAAAGATTGCAGCATGCGCAGGTGCCTATACTTTTGCTGATAAACAAGATTGACCAGGCAACAGAAGAAGAAGTGCAGCAAAAGGTAGCGTACTGGCAGGAGAAGATGAACCCAACGGAAATTCACCCGATCTCGGCGCTGCACAACTTTGGCTTAGATCAATTATTCCAGCGGTTGCTCCATTACTTGCCAGAACATCCGGCCTTTTATCCCAAAGATGAACTGACTGATAAGCCTGAGCGTTTCTTTGTGTCGGAGATCATCCGCGAGAAGATTTTCCTGAACTATAAAAAAGAGATTCCTTACAGCTGCGAAGTGGTGGTAGAGGAGTTTAAAGAGGAAGAAGACATCATTCGTATCAGGGCTGAGATCAGTGTGGAGCGCAAAAGCCAGAAGGGTATTGTAATTGGCAACAAAGGCGAAGCACTGAAGAAAGTGGGTATGCAGGCCCGTATTGATATGGAGCAGTTCTTCCAGAAAAAGATATTTCTTGATTTGTATGTGCGCGTGAACGAAAACTGGCGAACAGACCAAAAGCTGTTAAGGCGCTTTGGCTATAGCGAGTAA
- a CDS encoding MotA/TolQ/ExbB proton channel family protein, with protein MEKKTAVVSKDANVEVKTSPAGSLFATIVIPLAVLACVLVYMFVLGNPANFEGGSNENHPLPGNYLGIVYKGGWVVPILMALVLMVFIFAIERVLTINKAKGTKSVPAFVRNISAKLNQRDINGAIAACDAQKGSVANVVKAGLLKYKEMQNEPELLKAEKVAAIQKEIEESTSLELPMLEKNLVVISTIASISTLTGLIGTVLGMIKAFAALASSGTPDATALSNGISEALINTAIGITGSALAIIAYNYFTSKIDELTYSIDEAGFSIISTFAAQHDSANANVRQHTV; from the coding sequence ATGGAAAAAAAGACTGCAGTAGTGAGCAAAGATGCTAATGTAGAAGTAAAGACTAGCCCGGCAGGCTCTTTATTTGCCACTATCGTTATTCCCCTTGCTGTACTTGCATGTGTACTTGTTTATATGTTCGTACTAGGCAACCCTGCTAACTTCGAAGGTGGCAGCAACGAAAATCACCCGCTTCCAGGTAACTATTTAGGTATTGTTTACAAAGGTGGTTGGGTAGTTCCGATCCTGATGGCTCTTGTACTGATGGTATTTATTTTCGCTATCGAGCGTGTACTTACAATCAACAAGGCAAAAGGTACTAAGAGTGTTCCTGCATTCGTGCGTAACATTTCTGCTAAACTTAACCAGCGTGACATCAATGGTGCTATTGCTGCCTGCGACGCTCAGAAAGGTTCTGTTGCAAACGTAGTAAAAGCTGGTCTTCTTAAGTATAAAGAGATGCAGAATGAGCCTGAGCTGTTAAAAGCTGAGAAAGTTGCTGCTATCCAGAAAGAGATCGAAGAATCTACTTCTCTTGAGTTACCAATGCTTGAGAAAAACTTGGTAGTAATTTCAACTATCGCTTCTATCTCAACACTTACAGGTCTGATCGGTACAGTACTTGGTATGATCAAGGCGTTCGCCGCTCTTGCTTCTTCTGGTACTCCTGATGCAACTGCACTTTCTAACGGTATCTCTGAGGCCTTGATCAACACAGCGATCGGTATTACTGGTTCTGCTCTTGCGATCATCGCTTACAACTACTTCACTAGCAAAATCGACGAGTTAACTTATAGCATTGACGAAGCTGGCTTCAGCATCATCTCTACTTTTGCTGCTCAGCACGATAGCGCTAACGCGAACGTAAGACAACACACAGTTTAA
- a CDS encoding ExbD/TolR family protein — protein MPKVKVKRTRPSLDMTPMVDLGFLLVTFFMLTATMAPEKAVIVDTPSSVSDIKIPDSNVITISIDKNDRVFFGVDGQNTRTALLDKIASKYGVSFNEQEAKTFSLISEFGVPVNQLKSYLALGADARRNFDKTSPGIPIDSVNNQLGDWVHQTRLTNPKVIIAIKGDQDVNYETVQQVISTLQDKKVNRFNLITDMEKRPTTL, from the coding sequence ATGCCTAAAGTAAAAGTAAAAAGAACCAGACCCTCGTTGGACATGACACCGATGGTGGACTTGGGCTTCTTGTTAGTTACTTTCTTTATGCTGACTGCTACTATGGCTCCTGAAAAGGCTGTGATAGTAGATACACCCTCGTCTGTATCAGATATCAAGATACCTGACTCTAACGTTATTACTATCTCTATTGATAAGAATGACAGAGTATTCTTCGGAGTAGATGGTCAGAACACGAGAACAGCATTGTTAGACAAGATAGCAAGCAAGTATGGTGTTAGTTTCAATGAACAGGAAGCCAAAACTTTCTCTTTGATTAGTGAATTCGGGGTGCCGGTAAACCAGCTTAAGTCTTACCTGGCCCTGGGTGCTGATGCAAGAAGAAATTTTGACAAGACCTCTCCAGGTATACCTATCGACTCAGTTAATAACCAACTGGGAGACTGGGTGCACCAGACGCGTCTGACAAACCCTAAAGTGATCATCGCTATTAAGGGTGACCAGGACGTGAACTACGAAACTGTACAGCAGGTTATAAGTACACTACAGGATAAGAAGGTTAACAGATTTAACCTGATTACTGACATGGAAAAAAGACCTACAACCCTATAA
- a CDS encoding PstS family phosphate ABC transporter substrate-binding protein — protein MKNKIWAAILAAGTIALTSCGNSSDAPSDTPTSGKINISVDESFQPIIETQVSTYEGIYKRADITAAYKSEGEVIKDMLNDSTRIGILSRALTEEEKAVFEKKKLIPRETKFAIDAIAIIVNRNNPDSLFTLDELKSIFNGNTKSWKQLNSDSKLKDITIVFDNNNSGTARYVTDSLISNHKLPQNTFAAESHKALIDYVEKNENAMGVIGVNWISDFDDSTVVGFQKRIKVVGVSAEAVPRTTESYYQPYQAYIAQGTYPLRRYLYIINTTGRSGLGTGFVSFVAGDKGQRIILKSGLVPATTPVRVVGIQ, from the coding sequence ATGAAGAATAAAATATGGGCAGCTATTCTGGCAGCCGGAACAATAGCTTTAACAAGCTGTGGTAATTCTAGCGATGCTCCCTCAGATACTCCCACATCTGGTAAGATTAACATCAGCGTAGACGAGTCGTTTCAGCCTATTATAGAAACGCAGGTAAGTACTTACGAAGGTATTTACAAGCGAGCTGATATTACGGCAGCCTACAAATCGGAAGGTGAAGTGATAAAAGACATGCTGAATGACAGTACAAGAATTGGTATACTTTCGCGGGCGCTGACAGAAGAAGAGAAAGCTGTTTTCGAGAAGAAAAAGCTGATACCACGAGAAACAAAATTCGCAATCGATGCAATTGCTATTATCGTAAACAGAAACAATCCGGATTCGTTATTTACTTTAGATGAGCTAAAGAGCATATTTAACGGAAATACAAAATCCTGGAAGCAACTGAACAGTGATAGCAAATTAAAAGATATTACTATCGTGTTTGATAACAATAATTCGGGAACAGCACGTTATGTTACCGATTCATTGATTTCAAATCATAAATTGCCACAGAATACTTTTGCGGCTGAATCGCATAAAGCGCTGATAGATTACGTAGAGAAGAATGAGAATGCAATGGGCGTGATCGGCGTGAACTGGATCAGTGATTTTGATGACAGCACAGTAGTAGGTTTTCAAAAAAGAATTAAGGTAGTTGGTGTTAGCGCTGAAGCAGTGCCTAGAACTACAGAAAGCTATTATCAGCCATACCAGGCTTACATTGCACAAGGCACTTACCCTCTGCGTAGATACCTGTATATAATCAATACAACTGGCCGGTCCGGACTTGGCACAGGTTTTGTATCATTTGTAGCAGGGGATAAAGGACAGAGAATTATACTTAAATCCGGCTTGGTGCCTGCCACAACGCCAGTACGTGTAGTTGGAATACAATAA
- a CDS encoding energy transducer TonB has product MDESKLAKASLDDIVFAGRNKAYGAYLLRKLYNSHITKAAIIATILFALFISMPLISKMIGGDEEEVVEERVITEVDLAPPPPLEENTPPPPPPPSTPPPPPVRASIKYTPPVVKRDEEVREEEEVPDVEVLEEIDAGTKTVEGSKDAPLDLGEIDGTSDVVAEVVEEKPYEYVEQMPTFPGGELEMQKYIAKNIRYPAAATRAGIEGLVVVSFVVSKNGEISEVKVLKGLGAGTDEEAMRVVKSMPKWNPGKQNGRAVPVRFTVPVRYTIK; this is encoded by the coding sequence ATGGACGAAAGTAAGTTAGCTAAAGCATCGCTTGATGATATCGTCTTTGCCGGACGAAACAAAGCATATGGTGCCTATCTACTTCGTAAACTGTATAATAGCCATATCACGAAAGCAGCTATCATTGCAACCATATTATTTGCGCTTTTCATCAGCATGCCGCTGATAAGCAAAATGATAGGAGGCGATGAAGAAGAAGTAGTGGAAGAGCGTGTTATTACAGAAGTAGACCTGGCCCCACCTCCACCACTAGAGGAGAATACGCCACCGCCACCGCCACCGCCATCAACACCGCCACCGCCGCCAGTACGTGCGTCGATAAAGTATACGCCGCCGGTTGTTAAGCGTGACGAAGAGGTGCGTGAAGAGGAAGAAGTTCCGGATGTGGAAGTACTGGAAGAAATTGACGCCGGTACAAAAACTGTTGAAGGAAGCAAAGACGCTCCGCTAGACTTAGGTGAAATTGACGGTACCAGCGACGTAGTTGCAGAGGTAGTTGAAGAAAAACCTTACGAGTATGTGGAGCAGATGCCAACCTTCCCGGGTGGTGAACTGGAAATGCAGAAATATATTGCGAAAAACATTCGCTATCCTGCAGCAGCCACAAGAGCCGGTATCGAAGGACTTGTAGTAGTATCGTTTGTAGTAAGTAAAAACGGTGAGATCTCTGAAGTTAAAGTACTGAAGGGACTAGGAGCCGGAACTGACGAAGAAGCGATGCGCGTAGTGAAATCGATGCCGAAGTGGAACCCAGGTAAACAAAATGGTAGAGCTGTACCAGTAAGATTTACCGTACCGGTTCGTTACACAATCAAATAA